A region from the Wansuia hejianensis genome encodes:
- a CDS encoding LysR family transcriptional regulator gives MDINYELYKVFYHVAVSLSFSEASKQLFISQSAVSQSVKVLEKKLGITLFIRSTKRVQLTPEGEILLRYVEPAINLIKRGEAQLMESSTLGGGQLRIGASDTICRYFLVPYLNQFHKEYPNVHIKVTNQTSTKCVDLLESGQVDLIVTNYPNSHLPERMKSIPIHTFQDVFIASREYYPELMDKAISLKELLNHPILMLDRKSTTSEFLHQLFQQHQLDLVPEIELGSNDLLIDLANIGLGVAFVPDYCLTSTGTLFQVHITEPLPTRELVIAHNAHLPVPQAAKAFIQSFS, from the coding sequence ATGGATATTAATTATGAGTTATATAAAGTCTTTTATCACGTAGCCGTTTCCCTGAGCTTTTCGGAAGCTTCCAAACAACTGTTCATCTCTCAGTCAGCCGTCAGCCAGTCTGTCAAAGTGCTGGAAAAGAAACTGGGTATCACTCTCTTCATCCGCAGCACCAAGCGGGTACAGCTGACGCCGGAGGGTGAGATTCTTCTGCGCTACGTAGAGCCTGCCATCAACCTGATTAAGCGTGGAGAAGCCCAGCTCATGGAATCCAGCACCCTGGGCGGCGGCCAGCTGCGCATCGGAGCCAGCGATACAATCTGCCGCTATTTCCTGGTCCCTTATCTGAACCAGTTTCACAAGGAATATCCCAATGTCCACATCAAGGTGACCAATCAGACCTCCACGAAATGCGTGGATCTCCTGGAATCCGGGCAGGTGGACTTGATCGTCACCAACTATCCCAATTCCCACCTCCCGGAACGCATGAAATCCATCCCGATCCACACCTTCCAGGATGTATTTATCGCCAGCCGGGAATATTATCCCGAACTGATGGACAAGGCCATCTCCCTAAAGGAGCTGCTGAACCATCCGATCCTGATGCTGGACCGGAAAAGCACCACCAGCGAATTCCTCCATCAGCTATTCCAGCAGCACCAGCTGGACCTGGTGCCGGAAATCGAGCTGGGCAGCAATGACCTGCTGATCGATCTGGCGAATATCGGACTCGGCGTCGCTTTCGTCCCAGACTACTGCCTGACCAGTACCGGAACCCTCTTTCAGGTCCATATCACAGAGCCGCTTCCCACGCGGGAGCTGGTCATCGCCCACAACGCCCACCTCCCGGTTCCCCAGGCCGCCAAAGCGTTTATACAGTCCTTTTCCTGA